GTCCCCTTGCGGATGCAGCGGCGGATCACCACTGCCGTCCTTCATCGGAAAATCCACGCCCGGACGCGCGGGTGCGCTTTCTCCGTGCCGGATCAGAAACAGATCAGCCGCCCCCTTGGGCGGCGCATACACAGGTTGGCGATATTCTTTCGTCATGCCCCCACATACCTCAGGAGCCCCCCATGACCAACCGCCAGATCGTTGTTGCCAGCCTGCCCCAAGGCGCGCTTGGCCCCGAGCATTTCGAGATGCAGGACGCGCCGATGCCCTCACCGGACGATGGTGAGGTACTGCTGCGCACCATCCTGATGAGCATCGACGCCGCCAACCGGTCCTGGATGAAGGGTGCGACCTACCGCGATGCGGTGCTCGCCGGCGACCCGATGCCCACCTATGCCATCTGCGAAGTGGTCGAGAGCCGTTCACCGCGCCTGAGCGCCGGTGATATCGTGGCGGCAGAGAGCGTCTGGGCCGATCACGTCACACGACCTGCCCACAAGGTGCAGAAACTGCCCAAGGTGCAGCCTCTCAGTCATCTGCTGAGCGTCTATGGCATCGCGGGCAAAACGGCGTTTCACGGGTTGATGCAGGTCGGCCAGCCGCTTGCCGGCGAAACCATCGTCGTCAGCGCTGCGGCAGGGTCGGTCGGCGGCTATGTGGGTCAGATCGGCAAGGCGCTTGGCTGTCGGGTCGTGGGACTCGCGGGCGGGCCGGACAAATGCGCCTTTGTCACGGACACGCTCGGCTTTGATGCCTGCGTTGACTACCGCGCGGGCGGTGTGTTCAAGGCGCTGCGCGCCGCCTGCCCCGATGGCGTCGATGTCTATTTCGACAATGTGGGCGGCGAGATCCTCGAAACAACGCTGGGCCTGATGAATGAACGCGGCCGGGTCGTCTGCTGCGGCGCCATCAGCCAATACGACACCACGACGCCAACCGGTCCCCGCAACCTGCCCGGTGTCGTGGTGGTGAAGCGCCTGCGGATGGAAGGGTTCATCGTCATGGACTTCGCCCGCGACGATGCCAAGGCA
The DNA window shown above is from uncultured Tateyamaria sp. and carries:
- a CDS encoding NADP-dependent oxidoreductase; translation: MTNRQIVVASLPQGALGPEHFEMQDAPMPSPDDGEVLLRTILMSIDAANRSWMKGATYRDAVLAGDPMPTYAICEVVESRSPRLSAGDIVAAESVWADHVTRPAHKVQKLPKVQPLSHLLSVYGIAGKTAFHGLMQVGQPLAGETIVVSAAAGSVGGYVGQIGKALGCRVVGLAGGPDKCAFVTDTLGFDACVDYRAGGVFKALRAACPDGVDVYFDNVGGEILETTLGLMNERGRVVCCGAISQYDTTTPTGPRNLPGVVVVKRLRMEGFIVMDFARDDAKATRALQAWVTQGKIKVTEDIVDGLENAPQALIGLLNGENTGKRMVRVGADP